Proteins from one Thermodesulfobacteriota bacterium genomic window:
- a CDS encoding response regulator, which translates to MIGAGAARPLVFVVDDDPAILPLLEAVLEQETLRLEGASGGQEALDRIEEGLVPDLLILDVMMPMMGGLQVLERLKDRPEFGQVPVILLTARSSAEDLVAGLEAGATDYVIKPFHVAELRARVRSALRLRSLFLELQAAREAALHQERLRVLVETTGGIAHALNQPLTAALLKLEVLLARRAEPDASTGELEFLLGAMEKVAFEVRRIQHITRYQTTEYLAGVDILDLEQP; encoded by the coding sequence ATGATCGGGGCCGGGGCTGCCAGGCCTCTGGTTTTCGTGGTGGACGACGATCCGGCCATCCTCCCCCTCCTGGAGGCGGTGCTCGAGCAAGAGACGTTGCGGCTCGAAGGGGCCTCCGGCGGCCAGGAGGCCCTGGACCGCATCGAGGAGGGCCTGGTCCCCGATCTCTTGATCCTCGACGTGATGATGCCGATGATGGGCGGGCTCCAGGTGCTCGAGCGCCTCAAGGACCGGCCCGAGTTCGGCCAGGTGCCGGTCATCCTCCTCACGGCCCGCAGCAGCGCCGAGGACCTGGTGGCCGGCCTGGAGGCGGGCGCCACCGACTACGTGATCAAGCCGTTCCACGTCGCGGAGCTCCGGGCACGGGTGCGGTCGGCTCTGCGGCTGCGCAGCCTCTTCCTGGAGCTCCAGGCCGCCCGGGAGGCGGCCCTCCACCAGGAACGCCTGCGGGTCCTGGTGGAGACCACCGGGGGCATCGCCCACGCCTTGAACCAGCCGCTGACCGCGGCGCTCTTGAAGCTCGAGGTCCTCCTGGCCCGCCGGGCCGAGCCGGACGCCTCCACCGGGGAGCTGGAGTTCCTGCTGGGGGCCATGGAGAAGGTGGCGTTCGAGGTTCGCCGCATCCAACACATCACCCGGTACCAGACCACCGAGTACCTGGCCGGGGTCGACATCCTGGATCTGGAGCAGCCGTGA
- the dut gene encoding dUTP diphosphatase, giving the protein MPVRIELRIVSPLLGSRIPLPAYATEGAAGLDLRACIPEALTLAPGETRLVPSGLALSIADPGLAAVVIPRSGLGMKHGLVLSNLVGLIDSDYHGEVGIGVWNRGSEPFTIQPGDRICQMLFVPVVRADFAVVEAFSADSARGEGGFGSTGRT; this is encoded by the coding sequence ATGCCCGTGAGGATCGAGCTTCGGATCGTCAGCCCCCTGCTGGGGAGCCGCATTCCCTTGCCGGCCTACGCCACGGAGGGGGCGGCGGGCCTGGATCTGCGCGCCTGCATCCCGGAGGCCCTCACCCTGGCCCCGGGGGAGACCCGCCTCGTCCCCAGCGGCCTGGCCCTGAGCATCGCCGACCCGGGGCTGGCGGCCGTGGTGATTCCCCGCTCGGGCCTGGGCATGAAGCACGGCCTGGTGCTCTCGAACCTTGTGGGCCTCATCGACTCCGACTACCACGGGGAGGTCGGGATCGGCGTCTGGAACCGGGGCTCCGAACCCTTCACGATCCAGCCGGGGGACCGCATCTGCCAGATGCTCTTCGTTCCCGTGGTTCGGGCCGACTTTGCCGTGGTGGAGGCATTTTCCGCCGATTCGGCGCGAGGCGAGGGCGGCTTCGGCAGCACGGGGAGGACGTGA
- a CDS encoding hybrid sensor histidine kinase/response regulator, whose translation MRAPGDWERGLLRLEERRGSGFLSALCELAGAEHAALWIPWPPAARRLLLATELPAGTRARWEEAPGPAEEALWEGLRGRVALLPPPALQDLPLAGALPEVAWALAASDEGGGFFALLLGRGARPQALADDPLLAAALLRRLADRAAESRGLAPASEALARLSHELRTPLVSIKGYAELLLDRADEPLSQRARDWMRRIAAAANRLAGLFDKVTAEARADTPWTYLPRPVDPRELAARCVAEAEVLAGDRELRWAAVVPEGLAPVALDREAGRDVLLELLQNAARSTPDGGEVRAEARAEQRHGQTGVRFTVADTGVGIPAGAAADRLFERFGSLGSAMGHHSGDFEFGSAGLGLGLAMVRGVVRAHGGEVWAEGRGRDPGALPGAAFHLWLPVYRGASEAPERPPDVVGARVLVIDADPEASRILAEGLGGDFAVTCARTAAEALELWSRGGWLGCLVEPRLPAGGGTDLLRELRARAPGPAAILTYSTGGASETAAWRAAGADGCLAKPARARLLVQRLRSVHARRSR comes from the coding sequence GTGAGGGCGCCCGGCGACTGGGAGCGGGGGCTTCTGCGCCTCGAGGAGCGGCGCGGAAGCGGCTTCCTGTCGGCCCTGTGCGAGCTGGCGGGAGCCGAGCACGCCGCCCTGTGGATTCCCTGGCCTCCCGCTGCCCGGCGGCTGCTCCTGGCTACCGAGCTGCCCGCCGGGACCCGGGCCCGGTGGGAGGAGGCCCCCGGGCCGGCCGAGGAGGCCCTGTGGGAGGGGCTGCGGGGCCGGGTTGCGCTGCTGCCACCCCCTGCCCTCCAGGACCTGCCCCTCGCCGGGGCGCTGCCCGAGGTCGCCTGGGCCCTGGCGGCGTCCGACGAGGGCGGAGGGTTCTTCGCGCTGCTCCTGGGACGGGGCGCTCGCCCCCAGGCGCTGGCGGACGATCCCCTCCTCGCGGCAGCGCTGCTCCGGCGGCTGGCCGATCGGGCAGCCGAGAGCCGGGGCCTCGCCCCTGCTTCCGAGGCGCTGGCCCGGCTCTCCCACGAGCTGCGCACGCCCCTGGTGAGCATCAAGGGGTATGCCGAGCTCCTCCTGGACCGTGCCGACGAACCCCTCTCCCAGCGGGCGCGCGACTGGATGCGGCGGATTGCCGCTGCGGCGAATCGGCTCGCGGGCCTCTTCGACAAGGTGACGGCGGAGGCACGGGCCGATACCCCCTGGACCTACCTGCCCCGCCCGGTGGACCCCCGCGAGCTCGCTGCCCGGTGCGTGGCGGAGGCCGAGGTCCTGGCCGGAGACCGAGAGCTGCGGTGGGCGGCTGTCGTGCCCGAGGGGCTGGCCCCGGTGGCCCTGGACCGGGAGGCGGGCCGGGACGTGCTCCTGGAGCTCCTGCAGAACGCGGCGCGCTCCACCCCCGACGGGGGGGAGGTCCGCGCCGAGGCCCGCGCCGAGCAACGCCATGGCCAGACGGGGGTCCGGTTCACCGTCGCGGACACGGGGGTCGGCATACCGGCTGGGGCCGCCGCCGACCGCCTCTTCGAGCGCTTCGGCAGCCTGGGGAGCGCGATGGGGCACCACAGCGGCGATTTCGAGTTCGGCTCCGCCGGCCTGGGGCTCGGGCTCGCCATGGTGCGGGGGGTCGTGCGGGCCCACGGGGGCGAGGTCTGGGCCGAGGGTCGGGGCCGGGATCCAGGGGCGCTGCCTGGAGCGGCGTTCCATCTGTGGCTGCCGGTGTACCGCGGAGCCAGCGAGGCGCCGGAGCGCCCGCCGGACGTCGTCGGGGCCAGGGTGCTGGTCATCGATGCCGATCCCGAGGCGTCCCGCATCCTCGCGGAGGGGCTCGGGGGCGACTTCGCCGTCACCTGCGCCCGGACCGCCGCCGAGGCCCTGGAGCTCTGGAGCCGGGGAGGATGGCTCGGGTGCCTCGTGGAGCCGCGCCTGCCCGCGGGAGGCGGCACGGACCTCCTGCGGGAGCTGCGCGCCCGGGCGCCCGGCCCCGCGGCGATCCTTACCTACAGCACCGGGGGCGCCTCCGAGACGGCTGCGTGGCGGGCAGCCGGGGCCGACGGCTGCCTCGCCAAGCCCGCGCGGGCGCGCCTCCTCGTGCAGCGGCTGCGGAGCGTGCACGCGCGCCGCAGCCGGTGA